Proteins from a single region of Dysosmobacter acutus:
- a CDS encoding Crp/Fnr family transcriptional regulator: MRGILMGEFPFALPHLEQYLNQGEEIRLFSGEKLDQSIIGRKFLLYVRQGKGACVITRPDRTTFRFLTMGEKITCFSNIITPYTEYSQSWDITALENTVLIAFEKEQVYAFLKEDPALAEEYMEFTSVYHTVMQRRVLLTANLTSSQRVLTWLYGLCAGCYDQKTCEIPCALNQQEIADILLLHISTCNKIFAWLQTNGVAVKTKSRLCIDVPKLRQYIMNDWKIY, encoded by the coding sequence ATGCGCGGAATCTTGATGGGGGAGTTCCCCTTTGCCCTTCCTCACCTGGAGCAGTATTTGAATCAGGGGGAGGAGATCAGACTGTTTTCAGGGGAAAAGCTGGATCAGTCCATCATCGGGCGCAAGTTCCTTCTCTATGTACGGCAGGGGAAGGGGGCCTGTGTGATCACGCGGCCCGACCGGACCACCTTCCGGTTTCTGACCATGGGGGAGAAGATCACCTGCTTTTCCAATATCATAACGCCCTATACGGAATACTCTCAAAGCTGGGATATCACGGCCCTTGAAAATACGGTGCTGATAGCCTTTGAAAAGGAGCAGGTCTATGCGTTTCTCAAAGAAGACCCGGCCCTCGCTGAGGAGTACATGGAGTTTACCTCAGTTTATCACACGGTGATGCAGCGCCGTGTGCTGCTGACGGCCAATCTGACCTCCAGCCAGCGGGTGTTGACGTGGCTCTACGGCCTCTGTGCCGGCTGCTATGACCAGAAGACCTGCGAAATCCCCTGCGCGCTGAATCAACAGGAGATCGCCGATATCCTGCTGCTTCACATCAGCACCTGCAACAAAATATTTGCCTGGCTTCAGACAAACGGTGTGGCGGTGAAGACAAAGAGCAGGCTGTGCATCGACGTCCCAAAGCTGAGGCAGTACATTATGAATGACTGGAAGATCTATTGA
- the alr gene encoding alanine racemase yields MELSCYNSYYEIKLETLFSNYEKIETYISPAALMPVLKANAYGMGTLEIAQALVGRFNCPVIACSQVYEGLVLRKNGIFTPDILILGPVIDMTLPHVVHWDLQIPLFTPDGAYALSKEAARQGRRVKAQIKIETGMNRIGVHPGEELNSLIQAIRRCPNIEITGAFTHFAQAEYPGDEFTKQQFQRFQAGVQQLKENGFTLQYIHCCNTGATEWFKDAVSCSTHVRVGSLVLGYSDIADGSNPIGVEDMLSWRSYIHHIKHVLPGESVGYDQFFKPERPTDLAVVGVGFADGLFCPMVKQQGAVLVNDTRTHFIDTCMDQCFIDITGIDCKVGDPVTFWGYSPSHQAYLSPEEFSRYGQIYTAYTSSCPDRIKRIYI; encoded by the coding sequence ATGGAACTGTCCTGCTACAATTCATACTACGAGATCAAACTTGAAACGCTGTTTTCCAATTACGAAAAGATCGAAACCTATATCTCTCCCGCCGCGCTCATGCCTGTGCTGAAGGCCAATGCCTATGGAATGGGCACACTGGAGATCGCCCAGGCTCTGGTGGGGCGTTTCAACTGCCCGGTCATCGCCTGTTCCCAGGTTTATGAGGGGCTTGTCCTGCGGAAAAACGGCATATTCACCCCGGACATCCTGATCCTTGGCCCGGTGATAGATATGACCCTCCCCCATGTGGTTCACTGGGATTTGCAGATTCCCCTGTTTACTCCCGACGGAGCCTATGCTCTCTCCAAAGAGGCCGCCCGCCAGGGAAGGCGGGTCAAGGCCCAGATCAAGATCGAAACCGGGATGAACCGCATCGGCGTACATCCAGGGGAGGAGTTGAATTCTCTGATTCAGGCCATCCGCCGGTGTCCCAACATTGAAATCACCGGCGCCTTTACCCACTTTGCCCAGGCGGAGTATCCCGGTGACGAATTTACCAAGCAGCAGTTCCAGCGCTTTCAGGCCGGGGTTCAACAGCTGAAGGAGAATGGGTTCACCCTGCAATACATCCACTGCTGCAATACCGGAGCCACAGAGTGGTTCAAAGATGCCGTATCCTGCTCCACCCATGTCCGTGTGGGCAGCCTGGTTCTTGGCTACAGCGATATTGCCGACGGGTCCAACCCGATCGGCGTTGAGGATATGCTCTCCTGGCGCAGTTATATTCACCATATCAAGCATGTCCTTCCCGGGGAAAGCGTGGGCTACGACCAGTTCTTTAAGCCGGAGCGGCCCACCGATCTGGCCGTTGTGGGCGTCGGCTTCGCCGATGGACTCTTCTGTCCCATGGTAAAGCAGCAGGGCGCGGTCCTGGTCAACGATACAAGAACCCACTTTATCGACACCTGCATGGACCAGTGCTTTATTGACATCACCGGCATCGACTGCAAGGTGGGCGACCCGGTGACCTTCTGGGGCTATTCCCCCAGCCACCAGGCCTATCTCTCCCCGGAGGAGTTTTCCAGATACGGCCAGATCTACACTGCCTATACCTCCTCCTGTCCGGACCGGATCAAACGGATATACATTTAA
- a CDS encoding tyrosine-type recombinase/integrase produces the protein MERTITTGILQDFAAHLAREERAPATMEKYLRDARQFGTWLDGAAVTKESVIAWREHLLTEHLLSPSTVNASLSALNGLFRFLGWEDCRARFLKIQRRMFRDSARELTRPDYDKLTATARGMGRERLALTMETICATGVRVSEVRFITVEAAKQGRSEITMKGKIRVILIPAKLCRKLLKYAKKQKIVSGEIFLTGNGRGVTRRQIWSEMKRLCVYAGVEPSKVFPHNLRHLFAVAYYRAYKDIAKLADMLGHSSIETTRIYLLSSGAEHQRQLDRLGLVS, from the coding sequence ATGGAACGAACAATTACAACGGGAATTTTACAAGATTTTGCGGCGCATCTGGCCCGCGAGGAACGTGCCCCCGCCACGATGGAAAAGTATTTACGGGACGCGCGGCAGTTCGGAACATGGCTGGATGGCGCAGCAGTGACAAAAGAGTCGGTAATCGCGTGGCGGGAACATCTGCTGACAGAACACCTTCTTTCCCCGTCCACGGTCAACGCCAGCCTGTCCGCACTCAACGGCCTGTTTCGTTTTTTGGGCTGGGAGGATTGCCGCGCCCGTTTCCTGAAAATCCAGCGGCGGATGTTCCGGGATTCGGCCCGTGAGCTGACCCGCCCGGACTACGACAAACTCACCGCCACGGCCCGGGGTATGGGCCGAGAGAGGCTGGCTCTGACCATGGAGACCATCTGCGCCACCGGCGTCCGGGTGAGCGAAGTCCGTTTTATCACCGTGGAAGCCGCCAAGCAGGGCCGGTCGGAGATTACAATGAAAGGGAAAATCCGCGTGATCCTCATTCCTGCCAAACTGTGCCGCAAGCTCCTCAAATACGCCAAAAAACAAAAAATCGTTTCCGGCGAGATTTTTCTCACTGGAAACGGCAGGGGTGTCACACGGCGGCAGATATGGTCGGAAATGAAACGGCTCTGCGTTTACGCAGGTGTGGAGCCAAGCAAGGTATTTCCACACAACCTGAGACATCTTTTTGCGGTGGCCTATTACCGGGCTTACAAGGACATTGCAAAGCTTGCTGATATGCTGGGCCACAGCTCCATTGAAACCACCCGCATTTATCTCTTGTCCTCAGGCGCGGAGCACCAGCGCCAACTTGACCGATTGGGACTCGTCTCTTAG
- a CDS encoding M23 family metallopeptidase encodes MGKKERQRLTQLAICAAVFFSMVVIKLVLPQRMVQLRETLNSVMEQNMDVKAVFSAVGRGISGEQGLSGTLEEVYQAVFHPQDGEAVETAAWDLGLEETQALLNQSAQGWQPASWRVETGEGEETTESGNVTQEPEESAQPVESGETAGETAGQATVSQLVYTNLPEGVRMEQAVLDFSYCSPIVGVLSSSFGYREHPIEGEEKFHYGVDLAADTGTAVGCFADGTVTAVGESSSLGKYVTVTHENGYSTLYAHCSKTIVNSGASVTKGEKIAEVGETGMATGPHLHFELHNGSDYLNPIYYVTLS; translated from the coding sequence ATGGGAAAGAAGGAGCGCCAGCGCCTTACGCAGCTGGCGATCTGCGCCGCAGTCTTTTTTTCCATGGTAGTCATCAAATTGGTACTGCCCCAACGGATGGTACAGCTGCGCGAAACCCTGAACAGCGTGATGGAGCAGAATATGGATGTCAAGGCCGTCTTCTCGGCGGTGGGCCGGGGTATCTCCGGAGAGCAGGGGCTCAGCGGCACACTGGAAGAAGTGTACCAGGCGGTTTTTCATCCCCAGGACGGGGAAGCGGTGGAAACCGCGGCCTGGGACCTGGGGCTGGAGGAAACCCAAGCGCTGCTCAATCAAAGCGCCCAGGGATGGCAGCCCGCTTCCTGGCGGGTGGAGACAGGGGAGGGGGAGGAGACTACTGAAAGCGGCAACGTCACCCAAGAACCCGAAGAATCCGCACAGCCTGTGGAGAGCGGGGAAACCGCTGGGGAGACTGCCGGTCAGGCAACGGTGAGCCAACTGGTCTATACCAACCTGCCTGAGGGTGTCCGCATGGAGCAGGCCGTTTTGGACTTCTCCTACTGCTCGCCCATTGTGGGCGTTCTGTCCTCCTCTTTCGGCTACCGGGAACACCCTATCGAAGGGGAGGAGAAATTCCACTATGGGGTTGATCTCGCGGCGGACACCGGTACGGCGGTGGGATGCTTTGCGGACGGCACGGTGACGGCGGTGGGTGAGAGCAGCTCCCTGGGCAAATATGTGACTGTGACCCATGAAAACGGCTACTCCACATTGTATGCGCATTGCAGCAAAACAATAGTCAATTCGGGAGCATCCGTCACCAAGGGAGAAAAGATCGCAGAGGTGGGGGAGACGGGGATGGCCACCGGCCCGCATCTGCACTTTGAGCTGCACAATGGAAGTGACTATCTGAACCCCATCTATTATGTCACGCTGTCTTGA
- a CDS encoding site-2 protease family protein, giving the protein MSRCLEIISPGFLLLVTAFALQQSGELLASILLASGLHEIGHWAALRFFGVRAERFRLAAWGAGMVCGAGLSYGQELIAVIAGPAVNLICGVACARAAEHMGWTSGYLYAGAHVILGAFNLLPISVLDGGRAIELILSLWADPWLARRIVSILSIFTLVLLTSGALWLSVQSGGNAYLLVGILGVWSMLLRRE; this is encoded by the coding sequence ATGTCACGCTGTCTTGAGATCATCTCGCCTGGATTTCTGCTGCTGGTCACAGCTTTTGCCCTTCAGCAAAGCGGAGAGCTGCTGGCCTCAATCCTGCTGGCCTCCGGACTGCATGAGATAGGACATTGGGCCGCGCTTCGATTCTTCGGCGTCCGGGCGGAGCGCTTCCGCCTGGCGGCCTGGGGGGCCGGGATGGTCTGCGGAGCGGGACTTTCCTATGGGCAGGAGCTCATCGCGGTGATAGCCGGTCCGGCGGTAAACCTGATCTGCGGGGTTGCCTGCGCCCGCGCTGCTGAACACATGGGGTGGACATCAGGCTATCTCTACGCCGGCGCCCATGTGATACTGGGCGCCTTTAACCTTCTGCCCATCTCTGTGCTGGACGGCGGACGGGCGATAGAGCTGATCCTGTCTCTCTGGGCAGATCCGTGGCTGGCCCGGCGTATTGTGAGCATATTGAGCATTTTTACGCTGGTGCTTTTGACCTCCGGCGCCCTTTGGCTGAGTGTGCAAAGCGGAGGAAACGCCTACCTTCTGGTGGGAATTCTGGGAGTATGGAGCATGCTGCTGCGCAGGGAATGA